A stretch of Kyrpidia spormannii DNA encodes these proteins:
- a CDS encoding nucleotidyltransferase domain-containing protein — protein MFMDRFGIGDRLLQDIVAVLSGNERVERAAVYGSRARGDYRRSSDIDICLYGDKLTARDVNLLQDAFEQLRTALRFDVVHYQRVSNPSLKQAIDREGVQIYVNQSGLRKIP, from the coding sequence ATGTTCATGGACCGCTTCGGTATCGGCGACCGTTTGTTGCAGGATATCGTCGCCGTCCTCAGCGGCAATGAACGCGTCGAACGCGCTGCCGTCTACGGTTCCCGAGCCCGGGGCGATTACCGCAGATCCTCGGATATCGACATCTGCCTGTACGGAGACAAACTGACCGCCAGGGATGTGAACCTGCTCCAGGACGCTTTCGAACAACTCCGAACCGCTCTCCGTTTTGACGTGGTTCACTATCAGCGGGTCTCGAATCCATCTTTAAAACAGGCCATCGACCGGGAGGGGGTGCAGATTTATGTCAACCAATCGGGTCTCCGAAAAATACCGTGA
- a CDS encoding DUF6922 domain-containing protein, translating to MAIPENIPEFLWPLFHNYVPESIDPVRNWKFVIKTVMVAGTWEQVEWAAQTYGRDRFEQVVREDLEGNRELPRPVANFWSIAFWGKPLPPLHKGERGKPTRKIPGV from the coding sequence GTGGCAATCCCTGAGAACATACCGGAATTTCTTTGGCCGTTGTTTCATAACTACGTGCCCGAAAGCATTGACCCGGTCCGGAATTGGAAGTTTGTGATCAAAACGGTCATGGTCGCGGGTACGTGGGAACAGGTGGAGTGGGCCGCCCAAACCTACGGCCGCGACCGGTTCGAGCAGGTTGTTCGCGAGGACCTGGAGGGCAATCGGGAGTTGCCCAGGCCCGTGGCGAATTTTTGGTCCATCGCCTTTTGGGGCAAGCCTCTTCCCCCGCTCCACAAGGGGGAGCGGGGGAAACCCACTCGCAAAATTCCGGGGGTGTAG
- a CDS encoding type II toxin-antitoxin system HicB family antitoxin codes for MAKDRYVYPAIFEYADDGISIEFPDLPGCLPCGHTTEEALKNAREALALHLYSMERDGDPIPEPTPVKKLRPVENQVIVLVEVWMPPFRDEMEQRAVKKTLTIPKWLDDLARERNVNFSHLLQDALKQYLGVKDRV; via the coding sequence ATGGCAAAGGATCGGTATGTGTATCCGGCAATATTCGAGTATGCCGACGACGGAATCTCCATCGAGTTCCCGGATCTTCCCGGATGTCTGCCATGCGGCCATACCACAGAAGAGGCCCTGAAAAATGCTCGTGAAGCACTGGCCCTTCACTTGTACAGTATGGAACGGGACGGGGACCCGATTCCGGAGCCGACACCGGTCAAGAAACTGCGTCCCGTGGAGAACCAGGTCATTGTTCTGGTTGAAGTGTGGATGCCGCCATTCCGTGACGAGATGGAACAACGTGCGGTCAAAAAGACCCTCACCATTCCCAAGTGGCTTGATGACCTGGCACGGGAACGAAATGTGAATTTCTCCCATTTGCTCCAGGACGCCTTGAAGCAATATCTTGGCGTGAAAGACCGCGTGTGA
- a CDS encoding type II toxin-antitoxin system HicA family toxin, translating into MEPVKSYSSRELIKIIEADGWYFVRAVGDHHHFKHPTKPGKVTITHPVKDVPTNTVRRIFQQAGLLPPK; encoded by the coding sequence ATGGAGCCGGTGAAAAGTTATTCGTCCCGAGAGCTCATTAAAATCATCGAGGCAGACGGATGGTACTTTGTGAGAGCCGTCGGTGACCATCACCATTTTAAACATCCAACAAAGCCGGGCAAAGTGACCATCACCCATCCCGTAAAAGATGTGCCGACCAACACAGTTCGAAGGATCTTTCAGCAGGCGGGCCTTCTACCTCCAAAATAG
- a CDS encoding nucleotidyltransferase substrate binding protein, which yields MSTNRVSEKYRDYQKALRRLGESLTIDPDQDIVVDGVIQRFEFTFELSWKLMQAYLAREGFEVNSPWSAIREAFSVGLLDDGDGWIDMMLDQNRASHTYDEQTARDIYQRIKESHYPKLCDLETKIAGFLKQEGREPRIDRPGGTES from the coding sequence ATGTCAACCAATCGGGTCTCCGAAAAATACCGTGATTACCAAAAAGCTCTTCGTCGGCTGGGCGAAAGTCTCACGATCGACCCGGATCAAGATATCGTCGTGGACGGCGTCATCCAACGATTTGAGTTTACCTTTGAGCTCAGCTGGAAGCTGATGCAAGCGTACCTGGCCCGAGAAGGTTTTGAGGTCAACAGCCCGTGGAGCGCGATTCGGGAAGCTTTTTCCGTCGGGCTGCTCGACGACGGGGACGGATGGATTGATATGATGCTGGATCAGAACCGTGCTTCCCACACGTATGACGAACAGACGGCGAGAGACATCTATCAGCGGATTAAAGAATCTCATTATCCGAAACTTTGCGACCTGGAGACGAAGATCGCCGGCTTTTTAAAGCAGGAAGGGCGAGAACCGAGAATCGATCGACCGGGCGGAACAGAGTCATGA
- a CDS encoding sugar transferase produces the protein MNTSGDSIVKKILWMALDLAILYGSFMLAYVLRFHHGIPPENLDPFFFLAPWVGAAALLIFYFFDLYATTARKHLVQMLQSVIVSEALLALVIMALSFWGRGFAFPRTVIFLGMFLETILAMSARVVAWSTHWMTSGKRRVLIVSTGSLDAARYREKLARHAPGWFAVAGTATADQLEKEPDILDDVDVLLLSPRLSREHKEFVLRVGVRCGKEVLLVPDAYELFLAGTQWQQIDDLLVLSVTPPTLSPFQRSVKRLMDVVASAVLIMLTSPLMILLFVLVPLTSPGPALYRQERLGERRKPFVLYKFRSMVRDAEKLTGPVLASEDDPRITPLGRLMRSTRLDELPQLFNVLKGDMSLVGPRPERRHFVEQFEQDLPHYGYRMAVKPGITGLAQVMANYSTTAEDKLRYDLLYIRNYSILLDIKILFQTLAILFRRDRSAGVRREEVSKEAVR, from the coding sequence ATGAATACCTCCGGGGACAGCATCGTCAAGAAAATCCTCTGGATGGCCTTGGATCTCGCGATCTTGTACGGCAGCTTCATGCTCGCCTATGTTCTGCGTTTCCATCACGGCATTCCGCCGGAGAACCTTGACCCATTCTTCTTTTTGGCCCCTTGGGTTGGCGCGGCGGCCTTATTGATTTTTTATTTTTTCGATCTGTACGCCACCACGGCGAGGAAACATCTGGTTCAGATGTTGCAATCGGTGATCGTGTCCGAGGCGTTGCTGGCCTTGGTGATCATGGCCCTGAGTTTCTGGGGCCGGGGATTCGCCTTTCCGCGCACGGTCATTTTCCTCGGGATGTTCCTGGAGACCATTCTGGCTATGTCGGCCCGGGTGGTTGCTTGGTCCACCCATTGGATGACCAGCGGCAAGCGCCGGGTGCTCATCGTGTCCACCGGGTCGCTGGATGCGGCACGGTATCGTGAAAAGCTGGCGCGTCATGCGCCGGGATGGTTTGCGGTGGCGGGAACGGCCACGGCAGACCAATTGGAAAAAGAACCGGATATCCTGGATGATGTGGACGTGCTGTTGCTCTCGCCCCGGCTGTCGAGAGAGCACAAAGAGTTTGTTTTGCGGGTCGGGGTTCGCTGTGGGAAGGAAGTGCTGCTGGTTCCCGATGCTTATGAGCTGTTTTTGGCCGGGACCCAGTGGCAACAGATCGACGACCTACTGGTGCTGTCGGTGACGCCGCCGACCCTGTCTCCGTTTCAGCGATCGGTGAAGCGTCTGATGGATGTGGTTGCGTCTGCAGTGTTGATTATGTTAACTTCTCCCCTAATGATATTGCTGTTCGTGCTCGTTCCGTTGACCTCTCCGGGCCCTGCCCTGTATCGCCAGGAACGGCTGGGGGAACGGCGGAAACCTTTTGTGCTCTATAAGTTTCGGAGCATGGTGCGGGATGCCGAGAAGTTGACGGGCCCGGTGTTGGCCTCCGAGGATGATCCGCGCATCACGCCCTTGGGGCGCCTGATGCGCTCGACCCGGTTGGATGAGTTACCCCAGTTGTTCAACGTGCTCAAAGGCGACATGAGCCTGGTGGGGCCTCGGCCGGAACGGCGTCATTTTGTTGAGCAATTTGAGCAAGACCTGCCCCATTACGGGTACCGCATGGCGGTGAAGCCGGGGATTACGGGCCTGGCCCAGGTGATGGCCAATTACAGTACCACGGCCGAAGACAAACTGCGGTACGATCTCCTTTACATACGAAATTATTCTATTTTGTTGGATATCAAAATTCTGTTTCAAACCCTGGCGATCCTGTTTCGCCGGGACCGGTCGGCGGGGGTGCGCCGAGAAGAGGTATCCAAAGAGGCGGTGCGGTGA
- a CDS encoding NAD-dependent epimerase/dehydratase family protein, producing the protein MRVLVTGGAGFIGSHVVDRLCEEGHDVAVVDDLSTGREDQVHPLALLHIQSVECQSLADVFGNVRPEVVIHLAAQSNVPRSIRDPLADGRVNVLGTVNVLNQCREYGVRKIIYASSAAVYGEPQYLAIDEAHPILPSSFYGISKFTPELYIRRYADLYGLDYTILRFANVYGPRQDPNGEGGVVSIFVDKLLRGETAYIDGDGEQTRDFVYVEDVAAANVAAITLGSREVVNIATGHPTSVNELWDTLRQLSGSKARAVHREPRPGDIRDSYLANDRARRVLDWEPSFTLQEGLERTLANYEQRFAGAPTGVGKDSFLK; encoded by the coding sequence GTGCGGGTGTTGGTAACCGGGGGTGCGGGTTTTATCGGTTCCCATGTGGTGGACCGACTGTGTGAAGAAGGCCACGATGTGGCGGTGGTGGACGACCTGAGCACTGGTCGAGAGGATCAGGTCCATCCCTTGGCCCTGTTACATATTCAGTCCGTGGAATGTCAATCCCTCGCCGATGTCTTCGGGAATGTTCGTCCGGAGGTGGTGATTCACCTCGCTGCGCAAAGCAATGTGCCCAGGTCAATCCGGGATCCTCTGGCCGACGGGCGGGTCAATGTACTGGGTACTGTCAACGTGTTGAACCAGTGCAGGGAATACGGCGTGCGGAAGATCATCTATGCCTCATCGGCCGCCGTGTACGGTGAGCCTCAGTATCTGGCTATTGACGAGGCGCACCCGATCCTCCCCTCCTCCTTCTATGGCATTTCAAAATTCACCCCGGAATTGTACATCCGACGTTATGCGGATTTGTACGGCCTGGACTATACGATTTTGCGTTTTGCCAATGTTTACGGTCCCCGCCAGGACCCAAATGGGGAGGGCGGAGTCGTCTCAATCTTTGTGGACAAGCTGTTGCGGGGGGAGACGGCTTATATCGATGGGGACGGGGAGCAGACCCGGGACTTTGTCTACGTGGAAGATGTGGCGGCGGCCAATGTAGCGGCCATAACCCTCGGGTCTCGGGAAGTGGTGAACATCGCAACCGGTCATCCCACCTCGGTGAATGAACTGTGGGATACATTGCGTCAATTGTCGGGCTCGAAGGCCCGGGCCGTTCATCGGGAGCCTCGACCGGGGGATATCCGTGACAGTTATCTTGCCAACGATCGAGCACGCCGGGTGCTGGACTGGGAGCCGAGCTTTACGCTGCAGGAGGGGCTTGAGCGGACCTTGGCGAATTATGAACAGCGGTTCGCTGGTGCCCCGACCGGTGTCGGCAAGGACAGCTTTTTAAAGTAA
- a CDS encoding DUF4411 family protein, which produces MVDVITYVLDANVFIEAARRYYAFDLAPAFWRALIEHAIQGRVLSIDRVSEELKKGNDDLAKWAKNEFHDWFVSTAEHSVIECYRSIMEWVHSRSQFSDAAKADFAGGADGWLVAFARTRGYVVVTHEQFDDKIKRKVPIPNVCRAFDVTSVDTFAMLRELGVRLG; this is translated from the coding sequence ATGGTGGATGTGATAACATATGTACTTGACGCAAATGTGTTTATCGAGGCGGCCAGAAGATACTATGCCTTTGATCTCGCTCCTGCATTTTGGAGAGCGTTGATTGAACATGCAATCCAAGGGCGCGTGTTGAGTATCGATCGGGTAAGTGAGGAACTCAAGAAGGGCAATGATGACCTGGCCAAATGGGCAAAGAATGAGTTTCACGACTGGTTTGTCTCCACCGCAGAGCATTCCGTCATCGAGTGCTATCGTTCAATTATGGAGTGGGTGCACAGCCGGAGTCAATTTTCGGATGCGGCGAAAGCGGATTTTGCGGGCGGTGCGGATGGTTGGCTCGTTGCGTTCGCGAGGACGCGTGGATATGTTGTCGTCACCCATGAGCAGTTTGATGACAAGATCAAGCGCAAGGTTCCGATTCCAAACGTATGCCGCGCATTTGATGTTACAAGTGTCGATACCTTTGCTATGCTTCGAGAACTGGGCGTGAGGTTAGGCTGA
- a CDS encoding IS630 family transposase has protein sequence MPGRVYRKLHPEITLTEEERMQLERIRQSRSESVRHVQRASILLLCADGQNKAAIARDLGMSLVAVNGTIRRARKVGVLQALDDLPRSGHPEVITPEAKAWLISLACQKPTALGYPHEVWTYSLLAQHVRAHCEEAGHPSLARLAKGTISKILRAQDIHPHRIEYYLEKRDPEFDAKMAEVLAVYQEVEILREAGDPQAPLKAILSYDEKPGIQAIANTAPDRLPKPGVGGTLQRDHEYVRLGTLSVLSGIDLVTGHVHHSLCERHRSAEFIEFLKVVDAYYPPGVEIHIILDNHSAHTSKQTRSYLESVPGRFTFVFTPKHGSWLNIIESFFAQMSRTVLRHIRVNSKEELRERIEQYLDELNKHPVPFRWRYGLQMVRE, from the coding sequence ATGCCGGGGCGTGTCTATCGAAAGTTGCATCCAGAAATTACACTGACGGAAGAGGAACGAATGCAGTTGGAACGCATTCGCCAATCCCGCTCGGAAAGTGTTCGCCATGTCCAAAGAGCGAGCATCCTTCTCCTGTGTGCGGACGGACAGAACAAGGCAGCCATTGCACGGGACTTGGGCATGAGCCTCGTTGCGGTCAACGGAACAATCCGCCGCGCTCGGAAAGTGGGCGTCTTGCAAGCCTTGGATGATCTGCCCCGCTCCGGTCATCCGGAGGTCATCACCCCGGAAGCGAAGGCTTGGCTGATCTCCTTGGCTTGCCAAAAGCCGACGGCCCTTGGATACCCGCACGAAGTGTGGACGTACAGCCTGCTGGCGCAACATGTCCGTGCACATTGTGAGGAGGCGGGACACCCGTCCTTGGCTCGCCTGGCGAAAGGAACCATCTCAAAAATTCTGAGAGCACAGGACATCCACCCTCACCGCATCGAATACTATCTGGAAAAACGCGACCCTGAATTTGACGCCAAGATGGCTGAGGTACTGGCGGTCTACCAAGAGGTGGAGATCTTACGGGAGGCCGGCGACCCGCAAGCTCCTCTGAAAGCCATTCTGTCATATGACGAAAAGCCAGGCATCCAGGCCATCGCGAACACGGCACCTGACCGACTCCCTAAACCGGGAGTGGGAGGAACGCTTCAGCGGGATCACGAATACGTCCGGTTGGGGACGCTCAGTGTTCTCAGCGGGATTGATCTTGTAACGGGCCATGTGCATCATTCGTTGTGCGAACGACACCGGAGTGCGGAGTTCATTGAGTTTTTGAAGGTGGTCGATGCGTACTATCCGCCCGGTGTAGAGATCCACATCATTTTGGATAACCACTCTGCTCATACGTCCAAGCAGACCCGAAGCTATTTGGAAAGCGTGCCGGGCCGTTTTACATTTGTGTTCACACCGAAACACGGTTCTTGGCTCAACATCATCGAATCTTTTTTCGCCCAAATGAGCCGGACTGTTCTGCGGCACATCCGGGTGAACTCGAAGGAGGAACTGCGGGAACGGATTGAACAGTACTTGGATGAACTCAACAAACACCCCGTTCCATTCCGATGGCGCTATGGGCTTCAAATGGTCAGAGAGTGA
- a CDS encoding type II toxin-antitoxin system HicB family antitoxin, with translation MKSNKMTDEKFRSDIPDSYFYPAIFTFGEDGVSVEFPDLDGCFTGGSDVQEAHRLAEDVLAGYLSILEEEGRPIPKPSVGKRFDLQEKQEVVLVRAWMPPYRENYRTRAVKKTVTLPSWLKKAVGERHINFSRVLQEALMKQLGITIKSGSSDSEDWIE, from the coding sequence ATGAAGAGTAACAAAATGACCGATGAAAAGTTCAGAAGTGACATTCCCGACAGCTATTTCTACCCGGCCATTTTCACCTTTGGGGAGGACGGCGTATCCGTAGAGTTTCCCGACCTTGACGGATGCTTCACCGGCGGCTCGGACGTTCAGGAAGCACATCGGTTGGCGGAAGACGTGTTGGCCGGATATCTCTCTATTCTCGAAGAAGAAGGCCGACCGATTCCCAAACCGAGCGTTGGAAAGAGATTCGATCTGCAAGAAAAGCAAGAGGTGGTCCTGGTTCGAGCCTGGATGCCACCTTACCGCGAAAACTATCGAACCCGGGCCGTTAAAAAAACCGTGACCCTGCCGAGTTGGTTAAAGAAAGCGGTGGGAGAGCGTCACATTAACTTTTCGCGCGTCCTCCAAGAAGCTTTGATGAAGCAGCTTGGTATCACGATAAAGTCGGGATCGTCGGACTCTGAGGACTGGATAGAATAG
- a CDS encoding ImmA/IrrE family metallo-endopeptidase: MTTVAVSERVLRWAIDRTADPIALQQKFPKLPEWLSGESQPTLRQLENFAVATSVPLGYLFLSEPPEERLPIHLFRTLDGKHVTRPSPGLLETVRMMERRQAWMRDYLVERGQEPLSFVGSASAASDPGDIARAMRKTLGIDAGWAKKQSTWEIALRALQRKMENVGILVVVNGIVGNNTRRKLDVKEFRGFVLVDEYAPLVFVNGADAKGAQMFTLAHELAHIWFGKSAAFDLRELQPANDELEQKCDRAAAEFLVPAEELRSVWDQMKHEARPYQMIARHFKVSELVIARRALDLALISREDFLEFYRGYVSRERDSQDQDHVGGNFYLTQHLRISRRFAEAVVRSVKEGRTLYDEAYRLTGLYGTSFERYAQRLDTGE, from the coding sequence ATGACGACCGTGGCTGTAAGCGAACGGGTGCTACGATGGGCGATTGACCGGACGGCAGACCCGATCGCGCTCCAACAAAAGTTTCCCAAACTTCCTGAATGGCTTAGCGGGGAAAGCCAGCCAACATTGCGGCAACTTGAAAATTTCGCGGTTGCGACTTCCGTCCCACTCGGATATCTGTTTCTTTCTGAGCCTCCTGAGGAGCGGTTGCCGATACACCTGTTTCGCACTCTGGACGGTAAACACGTGACCCGACCGAGTCCTGGACTTTTGGAAACGGTTCGCATGATGGAGAGACGCCAGGCATGGATGCGTGACTACCTCGTGGAGCGAGGGCAGGAACCGCTATCTTTTGTTGGATCAGCAAGTGCGGCGAGTGACCCCGGCGATATTGCTCGGGCGATGAGGAAGACGTTGGGCATTGACGCCGGGTGGGCAAAAAAGCAATCGACTTGGGAGATAGCCCTGCGGGCGTTGCAAAGGAAGATGGAGAATGTCGGTATCCTTGTCGTGGTGAACGGTATCGTGGGAAACAATACACGCCGCAAACTGGATGTAAAGGAATTTCGGGGGTTTGTGCTGGTTGACGAATACGCACCCCTCGTTTTTGTGAATGGTGCCGATGCTAAGGGGGCTCAGATGTTTACCTTGGCGCACGAATTGGCACACATCTGGTTCGGTAAGAGCGCTGCCTTTGATCTGCGGGAACTCCAGCCGGCGAACGACGAACTGGAGCAAAAATGCGATCGCGCTGCCGCCGAGTTCCTTGTTCCTGCGGAGGAGTTGCGGTCGGTTTGGGACCAAATGAAACACGAGGCGAGACCCTATCAAATGATTGCCCGCCATTTTAAGGTCAGTGAGTTGGTTATCGCACGAAGGGCTCTTGATTTGGCCCTGATTAGCCGTGAAGACTTCCTGGAATTTTACAGGGGTTATGTGAGCCGCGAACGGGACAGTCAAGATCAGGATCATGTCGGTGGGAATTTCTATCTAACGCAGCATCTTCGAATCAGCCGGCGCTTCGCGGAGGCTGTTGTCCGCTCCGTGAAGGAGGGTAGGACTCTATATGATGAGGCGTATCGTCTGACCGGGTTATACGGGACATCCTTCGAACGGTACGCCCAACGTCTTGATACTGGGGAGTAG
- the splB gene encoding spore photoproduct lyase: protein MQPFIPDRAFFEPRALDYPIGRDIYRRLQDLGVEIRYTTSHNRVTGIPGDDDLQRYRNAKRTLVVGVRRSLEFDTSRPSAEYAIPIATGCIGHCHYCYLQTTLGAKPYVRVYVNIPEILERAHRYIDERRPRITRFEAACTSDPLSLEHLTGNLRRLIEFMGQEEYGRLRFVTKYDLVDSLLDARHNGHTRIRFSVNSDYVVRNFEANTASLEERLAAARRVAEAGYPLGFIIAPIYLYEGWREEYEELVRRVSRAMPPDRRQGVTFELIQHRFTRPAKRVIEKRYPKTKLDLDESRRKYKWGRYGIGKFVYPDEQQAEIREWFHRWIADYVPGAIIEYFT, encoded by the coding sequence ATGCAACCGTTCATTCCGGATCGCGCCTTTTTCGAACCCCGGGCGTTGGACTACCCTATTGGCCGGGACATTTACCGTCGTCTTCAGGATCTCGGCGTCGAGATTCGTTACACGACGTCCCACAACCGGGTGACCGGCATACCCGGCGATGATGACCTGCAGCGGTATCGAAACGCAAAACGAACCCTGGTGGTCGGGGTTCGCCGGAGCCTGGAATTCGACACCTCCAGGCCGTCGGCGGAATACGCCATTCCCATCGCGACCGGGTGTATCGGCCACTGCCACTATTGTTACTTGCAGACCACTCTGGGCGCCAAGCCCTACGTGCGGGTGTATGTCAACATTCCGGAAATCCTTGAACGGGCGCATCGCTATATCGACGAGCGCAGACCCCGGATCACTCGTTTTGAAGCGGCCTGCACCTCCGATCCCCTGAGTCTGGAGCACCTGACGGGAAATCTGCGCCGGCTGATCGAATTCATGGGACAAGAGGAATACGGGCGACTGCGGTTTGTGACCAAGTACGACCTGGTGGACAGTCTGCTGGACGCCCGCCACAACGGTCACACCCGGATCCGCTTTTCCGTGAACAGCGACTATGTGGTGCGGAATTTTGAAGCGAACACCGCTTCTCTCGAGGAGCGCCTGGCGGCGGCGCGCAGGGTGGCGGAGGCCGGCTATCCCCTCGGCTTCATTATCGCGCCCATCTATCTGTACGAGGGATGGCGGGAGGAATATGAAGAGCTGGTGAGGCGGGTGAGCCGGGCCATGCCCCCGGACCGTCGCCAAGGTGTGACCTTTGAACTGATTCAGCACCGTTTCACCCGCCCTGCAAAACGGGTCATTGAAAAACGATATCCCAAGACCAAGCTTGATCTGGACGAGTCAAGGCGCAAATATAAATGGGGCCGCTACGGAATCGGCAAATTCGTGTATCCCGACGAACAACAGGCGGAGATCCGGGAATGGTTTCACCGGTGGATCGCCGACTATGTTCCCGGGGCGATCATTGAGTATTTTACGTGA
- a CDS encoding glycosyltransferase family 4 protein translates to MKLFYLITRSEQGGAQTHVLDLIRGFRGRADIVLGVGEEGYLAEQVRDSGIDVHVLPHLVQPVSPAKDWLALWEINSLIRKFQPDLVHAHSSKAGFLGRLAAYRAGVPAVFTAHGWAFADGVPWGRKIVATVSERRAGRWCERIITVSEADRILALRHRIADENTLVTIRNGIADTPRRAEPTNTDEPRIVMVARFARPKDQSLLIRALEGLNGEFSLSFVGDGPTRREMEALTANSSICHRITFLGARADVAELLAKAHVFVLTSNWEGFPISILEAMRAGLPVVASDVGGVCEAVVDGETGYLVPRGDEVTLRDRLKRLITNPDLRTRMGQAGRRRYEQHFTLDKMLNRTWQVYEEVLREHRR, encoded by the coding sequence GTGAAACTATTCTACCTCATCACCCGCAGCGAGCAGGGCGGGGCGCAAACGCATGTGTTGGATTTGATTCGCGGTTTCCGGGGTCGGGCCGACATCGTTCTGGGAGTCGGGGAAGAAGGGTATTTGGCTGAACAGGTTCGGGATTCCGGCATAGACGTTCATGTGCTTCCCCATCTGGTCCAGCCTGTGAGTCCTGCGAAGGATTGGTTGGCTTTGTGGGAAATCAATTCGTTGATCCGCAAGTTCCAGCCCGACCTGGTTCATGCTCATTCGTCGAAGGCGGGGTTTTTGGGGCGGTTGGCGGCATACAGGGCTGGGGTACCGGCGGTGTTTACCGCCCACGGATGGGCGTTCGCAGACGGTGTGCCGTGGGGCCGCAAGATCGTCGCCACGGTTAGCGAACGGCGGGCGGGGCGCTGGTGTGAGCGGATCATTACGGTATCAGAAGCGGATCGCATCCTGGCTCTGCGGCATCGGATAGCCGATGAAAACACCTTGGTGACCATCCGCAACGGGATTGCGGATACGCCGCGGAGAGCAGAACCGACGAACACTGATGAGCCGCGCATTGTGATGGTGGCTCGTTTTGCCCGACCAAAAGATCAATCGCTTTTGATTCGAGCACTTGAAGGTCTCAATGGGGAGTTTTCCTTGTCCTTTGTCGGCGATGGGCCAACTCGCCGAGAAATGGAAGCCCTGACAGCGAACTCCTCGATTTGCCATCGAATCACCTTTCTTGGTGCCCGCGCAGATGTGGCCGAACTCTTGGCAAAAGCCCACGTGTTTGTGTTGACGTCAAATTGGGAGGGCTTTCCGATCAGCATTTTGGAAGCGATGCGGGCGGGACTGCCGGTGGTGGCGTCGGACGTGGGAGGCGTGTGCGAGGCGGTGGTGGACGGGGAGACCGGATATTTGGTGCCACGGGGGGATGAGGTGACCCTGCGGGATCGGCTGAAGCGGTTGATCACCAATCCAGACCTCCGTACACGCATGGGACAAGCCGGCAGGCGTCGGTATGAACAGCATTTTACGCTCGACAAGATGCTAAATCGGACCTGGCAAGTCTATGAAGAGGTTTTGCGCGAACATCGGCGGTGA